The nucleotide sequence taagttCTCAATgcttattcaatgaaaaaatatgtaaatattatgtatcatttattcaatgaaaatattatgtattatttattcAATGATTTTCAtaggtatatagtttaatttaaacaatattaaattgaatatatttttaatctaaaaatcaattaagtgagactttctactcatatagttttatgatcatttgtatttttttataacaaaagatTTAAACCAATGATCACAAACTTTACAATGTGAGGCTTTTAAcagtttttataatttacagttgtttaaaatatttaaaatatagtttttaccCATATAGATTAGACCCGATCAGACGAAGATGTTTTTCGGAAAATATGTTCGTCTGACCACCATTTGATCTAGTTTAGAGGGGCAgctgacaaaaagaaaaattaaaaatatagcaCATAATGAataatgtaaattttattatgtaattaatgtgattgtttgatttatttaataatataaaattaaagaaaaattatagaaaatacaaaaattattatcaaaaattattatcaaaaattattattcaaaatacaCTCTtctattatatagtttaacagagcctaattaattaatattctttattttttgattaaaaagaaatattcattAAGAATAATTATGGAAAATAACAGTATACTACTAAATGTATTTCCAAATAACACAATTATTAATCTTGTGTCTAAACAGTACAAAACATTAGGTCCTACCTtcttaataacattttatttatcttcttttagattatttttatttaaaaccactcacataatttacaaaaaatgaaaataaatacaaCTAGTTTTGCGTGTTTAGAtactacaaaaaaattaatagattattttgtttgattttcataaaaaaattacattcttTTAAGCTTAATAAGTAGCAGattcttattattaattttttttattattaagaatatataattacaCATGTGAGAATATGATTGGTTCAAGTTGACATCAAGTtgttttatacaaataaaatgttagaatcaataaattaacatcaaataaattttataatataaaactttatcaaaaaattaaatatcaaaattttaatcaaaaaaattatagatattttattaaaacttcacaATGAAATGGTTGAAAtaagtaaaaacaaaattaagtattattttagaaaaatttcctatttaatataaatacaaaataatataatcatATAGCTTTCAAATATGCTAAattgaaaatgttaaaatattactTATAAAAAATGTTCTAATATATTCGTAAATTATAATCTAGTTGgattttaaaatagtataaggtaaagttaaaatatcatatataaaaattgttaattaacGGTCTTTCTATCACGTGACTAGAAAATCATAGGGTCACCAACCTACAGACTCTCTCGGTGTCCAGTCAGTCAACGGCTCAACgcagtttttatatataaacttgTGAGGAGCGTTGTTAGGTTATATAAATTGAGAAAGAGGACTTATTAGGgtttttgagaagaagaagaagaagaaaccatgGCTTCCTCTGTAATCTCTTCCTCTCCCTTCGTCTGCAAATCCCCCGCTAAGGTTAGTtagtatcatcatcatcatcttccattTCTCGATTTCAAATCTTCAATTTTCTTACATGGTTGTTAATTTGGGGCAGAAGGATTTGGGGGTTTCTTCGTTCCGTAAAGCATCGCAGATTTCGATTCATGGATGCCAGAGGAAATCGATTTCTCGGAAGATCGTCTCCGTCATGGCTCCGCAGCGCTCATCGTCCACCTCAGGATCGGTATCCTGAGCTTAACTTATCTTCCTATCTCCTCCTCCTACAgttttattacattatttattattattttatatttgaaggtGAAAACTGGGATGACGATGACGGAGAAGATTCTGGCGAAGGCAGCAGAGAAGTCACAAGTGGTCCCTGGTGATAACATTTGGGTTAACGTTGATGTTCTTATGACTCATGATGTCTGTGGCCCTGGCGCTTTTGGTATCTTCAAAAGAGAGTTCGGTGATAACGCTAAGGTTGTTTTGAATCTTGCTATCAACATATTATCTTTGCTTGCTTTTTCACTCTTTGTGATTGTTACTTCCACGTTGAAGGTTTGGGACTCGGAGAAGATCGTTGTTATACCAGACCATTACATATTCACATCTGATAAGCGTGCTAACCGCAACGTCGACATTATGAGGGAGCATTGCAGGGAACAGAACATCAAGTATTTCTATGATATCACCGACCTCGGAGATTTTAGGGTATGCTTGTTTCGGAATTTCCATGGAGTGTAAACTGTGAATTTTGATCTTGCTTGCATGTCTCATCTGTAGGCTAATCCTGACTACAAAGGTGTTTGCCATGTTGCGCTTGCACAAGAAGGTCATTGCAGGCCTGGAGAGGTAACAATCTCTCTCGCCGGATATGAGTTGTTTCTGTTATGATTAATATTTTTCCTTGTGATAGGTTTTGTTAGGAACAGACTCACACACATGTACTGCTGGAGCATTTGGTCAGTTTGCTACAGGGATTGGAAACACTGATGCAGGCTTTGTGTTAGGCACTGGAAAAATCCTCCTTAAGGTTTGTTAGAATAGTTTCTGACCTGTCTTGCACTCTAACCTTTATAACCAACTGTTTCTTTAGCTCATATCCTGACTGTGCAGGTTCCACCAACTATGAGGTTTATCTTGGATGGTGAAATGCCCAGTTATTTGCAAGCAAAGGATCTGATTCTGCAGGTGCGTGTGATATGTCTTACTGATTTTTTTCCCTCACTATAATCCTGTACAGAGCAATTATCACAGTAGTATGACTGTATGAGGGTAAATATGCAGCTTTGATGTGGTCTAGTCATGTCTTCACGAAATTGCATATTATGTGAAgtcatttaagttttttttctctatgtttCTCCTTAGTATGGCAGTTTTCTTCTGTATCTTGAACTTGCTTCCATCTTTGTAGATCATTGGTGAAATATCTGTTGCTGGTGCAACTTACAAGACGATGGAGTTCAGTGGTACAACTATTGAAAGTCTGACTGTAAGAAATCATTGTGTTTTTACATTCCTATAAGATGAATATAAAAATTTTTGACTTCTCTGATTTATTAATCGTTGCTTCTATCTGTTTTGGCTGTTAGATGGAAGAACGAATGACATTGTGCAACATGGTGGTGGAAGCTGGGGGAAAGAATGGTGTCATCCCTCCTGATGCGACGACATTTAATTACGTTGAGGTATGTATGATGGTCTTGTTTTCGGTTTTTAACAAGGAACATTATGTTGAGCAATTTCTACTCTTTTTCTTATATCTCTTACAGAATAGGACATCTGTACCCTTTCAGCCTGTATATAGTGATGCAAATGCAAGGTATAATCACATGTTACCCTGAATTTATATAACAGTAGACATAGTAAATATGGATTTCTGATACCTCTATGTAAATTATTAGTGGATCTGGAAATACCTCACACAACATGTTTCAGAAATACTGTGCATATGCGCAAACGCAACTGAATAGAATATCGTCACttaatttgtgtgtttttgttgGAAGTTGCCCTCTACTGTCATTCTCTGTAGTTTAACCTTTCCTTTTGTGATCATATTCATATTCTTTTCGTTGTTTGTTCCACAGCTTTGTGGCAGATTATAGATTTGATGTGTCGAAGCTAGAGCCTGTAGTGGCTAAGGTTGGTTTATCATGGTTACCAGTTTAAACGTTGAGTTTTTTTACCACTTCATGTAACTATAACTGATTTGTTACTGTCAATGTTTCTTTCAGCCTCATTCTCCTGATAATCGTGCTCTAGCGAGAGAATGCAAAGATGTGAAAATTGACAGAGTATACATCGGTTCTTGTACTGGTGGGAAGACTGAGGATTTTATGGCTGCAGCTAAACTTTTCCATGCAGCAGTAAGTTCCACTTGTTATACTGTATCTTAGTTGACATAACCCTTTTACTCGAGTTTCTGTTGCTACAGTCTTCAAACTTACAAAACAACTTGTTACATGTGTAGTTGATCTAAAGTAAAGACGTCATAAAGTTGTTATGTTTTAAACAGCCAGCAATAGATCTCTTAGTTATATAGTAAGAGTTGTTATTTGTCTCTGGATGAGATAAGTTTCGGTGTTGATTCTTTTGTCTTCTCGATAACCTCTTACTGGTTGCCGTTTAACCTCATGGAATTATCTGTTTGTGTAATTTGTAGGGAAAGCAAGTCAAAGTTCCAACTTTTCTTGTCCCGGCCACTCAGAAGGTTAGCAATACACTTCAACATTGTTACTATCTAAACTGTTTTTGCTTTGTATCTATCACAGAATATAAATATCAAATGCATTGTATCTATCTGGTTATGTCTTCAGGTGTGGATGGACGTGTATGCACTCCCAGTACCTGGAGCAGGTGGAAAGACGTGTGCGCAGATATTCGAAGAAGCTGGATGTGACACACCAACCAGTCCTAGCTGTGGTGCCTGCCTTGGTGGCCCAGCAGACACCTACGCTCGTTTGAATGAACCTCAAGTACGCTTTTGTTTCTCAACCCACTTACCCAATTACTTTGTGCCTCACCTATTTTTGACGACGAGTCAGAACTTTTGAAATGCTATTTCTGCATTTCCAGGTGTGTGTCTCGACAACGAACAGGAACTTCCCCGGTCGGATGGGACACAAGGAAGGGCAGATATACTTGGCTTCTCCTTACACTGCTGCAGCCTCGGCTCTAACCGGCCATGTCACCGACCCAAGAGAGTTCTTGCAGTAGGTTAATGATAGCTGTACGGGGGAAAAAGTCTAATGCTGCTTCAAGAGAGAATCTTAATCGTCAAGTGATGTGCATTGTGAACTATTGTGTGTATTTTCCTTCCTTCGCTGTTGAACTTTGATAGTTTCAAcaagcaatattttatgtttcgagTTTGAAAGAACAAAGGATTAATCATATAAGTAAACGCTCATGGATTTGACGAAGGCTAAATATTGAAAGATAAAAATGCGATATTTAGAAAAGACAaaaatgttggggtcaaaattggtCTTACGGTTAATTGTTGAGAACTGTATCACTTGTAAGAATAAATCGGAAATATCGTGACAACACATATTATGTGCACACTGTTATAAATTcattgatggatgtccataaccgatCCAAACTTTAGAAGAGACGATCCAAACTTTAAAGAGAGATGGCCGAAACCctagaaagaagagagagaggcggccgactttagaaagagagagaggcagCTACTAAACTAGATTAggagaaaatgaaattttatttcattttccttATATTTGTAGTTATCCTAAATCTAGATGGATTGGGATTTGTATACTTTTCATTTATCTCTATCTAGTAATCTTTATATAAAGAAACCcccattgatcattaataatatatagaaacaTCCAGCTCTAAATCTATtgtttcataacacgttatcagcacgatagtctcTAACACCCTGAACCTAAAACCAAATCTCTAACACCTTAAACGAAAAGAATCTACCTCGAAACTTCAAAGGGGTCGTTCTCCAAAACCGTGAGGACCtagaaaacgatcaagatatcaaatcgaagctCTTGCCAATGCGAATCAGTCAGTGCAAACCGtttgtcgatctgaccaccgacgTGCCCTCACGTCCAGATACAGTGCGCACCAatttgctttggaaccctaatccgaacccgacgaaccctaatccgttCTTACTCGCGTCCCAGCTCGTCAGCATCCGATCAGCTCCAGCCCTAAGGTGTTCCTGATCATAGACGACCTCAGCTTCCCGCTCGCATCACAGCCAGCTCGTGAACCTGATTGGAAGCAGACGCATCCCGTTCCAGCTCGCATCCGACGACGATCCGATAGCAACCAGCTCGCGTCCGTCCGTGTGCAGCTCGAGGTTCATCCGTtcatcttggtggtccggtttcaacaACCAGCAAACAAAAAGGTAACTCTAATTCTAAGAACATGAGAATTGAATTTGGAttgtttgtaaagattgaaaccctaaaatctaatccttaagatgaaagccataggataatagatcaaaccctaaagaGTAAATCGGATCTCGAATAAGTCCGATCCCCTAAACActaaatcgagattgatccattgatcaattaaaatcacaaccttaaaggtttttgaatctcaaatcaaatccctttgatcaaagatcaaagttttcgaaatcccctaaaccctaatttggaaaattggttttaatttttgatttgaaacttgagtgtTTGATTGATCGCCTAAAACtatgattaggattgttttaaacTTGAATCTGAATTGCTTATCTTGTTTAAACTGAAACCCTAATAACCTAGAAACCGAATTTGGAgttgtggccgtgtggcctttaTACATTCTAGGTTAATTGTTCTAGATCATATCATGTGGCTGTGTTGCATTCATATTTGAACCTGATCACTACTGGTTGATTGCAATTGAACTTAGAATCTAATGTTAGGATTGTATTGAAACTAAAATCAAGTGGTCGCATGATTTGTTCTTTACTTGGCCATGTGTGTTTGTATGTTTGATTGCATTGTAACTTTTAGAATTCATCTATACTAGGATTGCAATTTACACAACAAACTATATGCATTGATCTGAATCAttagccgtgcggcttgttttcttattttggcCGTGTGGCTTCTACTTGGCCGAGAGGCATAAAAATCTTAGCCATAAGGCTTGCTTGCTTGATTGATTCTATTAACTATGAGTTAAGTCTGCTAGATTAATTGCATATTGAATCTGAAACCTTAAATACCCAATTTGAATCTCTAAGggccttgaaaccctaaattgCATGATATTGATCCAAATTGAGTTTATGTTTGATTCTTGTTATTTTGACTGATCTAATTGATGTTTTGCAAGCTAAGGTGCTAGATTATTTTGATTCTCataaaatctgaaaccctaGCCACATTTTGTATTGCTAAGATGATAAAACCCTGATCGGATCAACATAGATTGTTTGCATCATagcttggccgtgtggcctttaTTGCACCTTTCTAtcatagccgtgtggcttgcATACATCATATCACCTTGATCACATATAGAATCCGAAAGCTAGGATCGTATGCATCATATATCTATCTAGCCGTGTGGCCCTCTTTGCTTGCATCATGACtgtatggccgtgtggccttgatTGTATTGTATTAAGCCCttatagccgtgtggcttactTACTGATGCATTGATTATTACTTGATTGCTTCCTTGGCCGCATCATACATCACCTAGGCCGTGTGGCCTCATTGCTATAGCCGTGAGGCTTGTTTATTAGGAATGCATTAACTCGATTGTTTACTTGGTCACacgatttattttcttataaatattgagtgatatatgattacagatgtcgaaaatcagcAATCTAGATTATGCTGCCCTAAATTTCTTTgaagataattatttacaatgAGCATTAGACACAGAGATTATCCTGGAATCAAAGGgcctcggtgaatgtatcatcgAGGACAATAATGCAAATGAAAGTAATAGATACAGGGCAATAATGATTACTCGCCAACCCCAAGCCAATGAGgctgcagaagaaaaaaaatctaaagaaaacAACCACGTCCATCATGATAAACCATACGGCTGTAACCGTGATGCATGGTGTGACACCCCAGATCTGGTCTAAGTATAAGTTGACTCGACCagccgtgcaacaatcaaacaagaacatgcacagcCGATCACTCgtaactgaaaccaaaccaaGAAGCCACAATGTGTACATAAACGACTAACCCGAAGTTCCCGAAATAAATCCAGGTACCTTAGGCCAACCGCCTAAGTACACATATCCTATTAGGTACAACCTGAAGCTTTACAACCTTAAGAGTAATACCCAATAGTTGGTTCGTCCggcaaggactaatatcatttggaacccgtactttaaaaaacattctttatacattatatacttattcatttaaaagaatcttacaaaatcttatagattaacctcgaggttttcgctcaacaaaccttatacataaagtatatcaaaacgactgcaaggataataaaactaccgctggctaatgccgttccttcccgtcctagagtaaaggtctcccacctactggttacctgcatatcaaatgagtcatgagtaactagtttactcagtgagtctaatcccacacccaaacacatatcaatagtatcccgagcaagcgacaccatttgaatgcagtggaattatattccataattaatataattacaaggcctctcaatccatccatgtgaatctatcttaaacatcacctccacgatacccgccaatcactcatactcttaatatatatatattctaaacccggaaaaccaccaaggctaaccgagcctaacgggaataaatataaccatcatctccatcagatattccaagattGAACATCCAACGctcatgcagttacacggcctccaaggtgcgaccccatcatcgtgtcttcatgaccttgatccatatcgAAGGACCAATTTACGGCAatgcg is from Brassica napus cultivar Da-Ae chromosome A4, Da-Ae, whole genome shotgun sequence and encodes:
- the LOC106388413 gene encoding 3-isopropylmalate dehydratase large subunit, chloroplastic isoform X2; its protein translation is MASSVISSSPFVCKSPAKKDLGVSSFRKASQISIHGCQRKSISRKIVSVMAPQRSSSTSGSVKTGMTMTEKILAKAAEKSQVVPGDNIWVNVDVLMTHDVCGPGAFGIFKREFGDNAKVWDSEKIVVIPDHYIFTSDKRANRNVDIMREHCREQNIKYFYDITDLGDFRANPDYKGVCHVALAQEGHCRPGEVLLGTDSHTCTAGAFGQFATGIGNTDAGFVLGTGKILLKVPPTMRFILDGEMPSYLQAKDLILQIIGEISVAGATYKTMEFSGTTIESLTMEERMTLCNMVVEAGGKNGVIPPDATTFNYVENRTSVPFQPVYSDANASFVADYRFDVSKLEPVVAKPHSPDNRALARECKDVKIDRVYIGSCTGGKTEDFMAAAKLFHAAGKQVKVPTFLVPATQKVWMDVYALPVPGAGGKTCAQIFEEAGCDTPTSPSCGACLGGPADTYARLNEPQVCVSTTNRNFPGRMGHKEGQIYLASPYTAAASALTGHVTDPREFLQ
- the LOC106388413 gene encoding 3-isopropylmalate dehydratase large subunit, chloroplastic isoform X3, translating into MASSVISSSPFVCKSPAKDLGVSSFRKASQISIHGCQRKSISRKIVSVMAPQRSSSTSGSVKTGMTMTEKILAKAAEKSQVVPGDNIWVNVDVLMTHDVCGPGAFGIFKREFGDNAKVWDSEKIVVIPDHYIFTSDKRANRNVDIMREHCREQNIKYFYDITDLGDFRANPDYKGVCHVALAQEGHCRPGEVLLGTDSHTCTAGAFGQFATGIGNTDAGFVLGTGKILLKVPPTMRFILDGEMPSYLQAKDLILQIIGEISVAGATYKTMEFSGTTIESLTMEERMTLCNMVVEAGGKNGVIPPDATTFNYVENRTSVPFQPVYSDANASFVADYRFDVSKLEPVVAKPHSPDNRALARECKDVKIDRVYIGSCTGGKTEDFMAAAKLFHAAGKQVKVPTFLVPATQKVWMDVYALPVPGAGGKTCAQIFEEAGCDTPTSPSCGACLGGPADTYARLNEPQVCVSTTNRNFPGRMGHKEGQIYLASPYTAAASALTGHVTDPREFLQ
- the LOC106388413 gene encoding 3-isopropylmalate dehydratase large subunit, chloroplastic isoform X1 — translated: MASSVISSSPFVCKSPAKGQKDLGVSSFRKASQISIHGCQRKSISRKIVSVMAPQRSSSTSGSVKTGMTMTEKILAKAAEKSQVVPGDNIWVNVDVLMTHDVCGPGAFGIFKREFGDNAKVWDSEKIVVIPDHYIFTSDKRANRNVDIMREHCREQNIKYFYDITDLGDFRANPDYKGVCHVALAQEGHCRPGEVLLGTDSHTCTAGAFGQFATGIGNTDAGFVLGTGKILLKVPPTMRFILDGEMPSYLQAKDLILQIIGEISVAGATYKTMEFSGTTIESLTMEERMTLCNMVVEAGGKNGVIPPDATTFNYVENRTSVPFQPVYSDANASFVADYRFDVSKLEPVVAKPHSPDNRALARECKDVKIDRVYIGSCTGGKTEDFMAAAKLFHAAGKQVKVPTFLVPATQKVWMDVYALPVPGAGGKTCAQIFEEAGCDTPTSPSCGACLGGPADTYARLNEPQVCVSTTNRNFPGRMGHKEGQIYLASPYTAAASALTGHVTDPREFLQ